The genomic region GATGTTACGGGTGTTTTGGGGCCTGTGTTATTAAAAGCACAGCACACTTTCTCTTTCCTGTGATTAGCTGTAAACTGGGATTGTGTCCTACTGTCATGTTGTTCATCATGCGCCATTACCCTCCTCTCAGTCCACCTAATGTAATTAGCTGCACTCATGTTACACTGGTAGATGTAACtctgtgtaataaaacatttattcgGAAGCGTCCAGTCGCTTTAACGccactttctctttttatagTTCATCAGGAAATGAGTGAAAACGCCCGAGTCATGTGTTCAGGTGCATATGACGCTCCGGGTGTTGTACTGTGGAAATACACATCATAAAACCACATGAAGACAGTTCAGTGGAGCACAATACCTGTAAAGCTGAAATATACTCAATATGTCAAACGTCTCTGTTCCCTCTCAGGGTGAGTTTGGGGGTCGGTGTATGCTCTACGGACTGGTCAACTACAGTCAAACTGCAGACCTCATCGGAGTCCAGTCGTCCAGCTCCCCTTCcctgtgttattttgtgtcgGCCATATCAATCCTGGTGGCGGTGGTGTgtttctcactgtctctctaCTGGCTGTATACTTTGTGCTTCGACAGTGTCATCACAAGGTGATTACTTACTGTCATACCTGTCATCAAAAAGCAGCTGAAATAGTTCCACAAACTGGGTTTTGAATGGCTGTAAACATCACTAAAACTGATTGTAGCCTTAGTCTTTTGCTGTCATACGTGGCCAACAAACATTtgagattagaaaaaaaaaaccttcaactGTGTTACTTTCTAATTGTTTTATAGCTTTTATACAGCTTAAATTGAACCAGTGAGCTGGGAGTGATCAACATGTGACTACTGACTTCACTTTGTTGagaacatacagtggcaagaaaacgttTAGAACACCTACACACTTATATCATCAAATGTTGGTTTTATTCAGTCAAGTGGTTGGTAATGGATTGCAAAACAATAGCTGAACaacaattcattttaaacatgtttaaacacagAATAATAGTCAGATCAAATCTGCATGTTGACATTCATTTAAGCATCCCCAGGTCATCACATTTCCACCTCCATGATTCACTGACAGTGTTAAACATCGGTCATCTTTTCATGATTCTGAGCTCTGTATGTTCTTCACTTGGATCCTAACACCTCAAACACAACACTCATTTCCAGTCATCTAAAGTCCACTGTTTGTGTATCTATGCCCACTGCAAACTCTTCAAATGATCAATCTTAGTAGGTTTTTCTTACTTTGCAACTCTGCCCATGATGCACCTGACCTAAGTCTCTGTGCAGCGACTGTGCGCACTGGTTTATCTCGTTTTATTTAACAATGCAGCCAATTCAGATGCACAGAGGCGTCTGTTTCTAAAGGAGGACACTCATAAGTACTTGTCTTCTTGGACAAATATGCACTTGGGTCTTCTACTGCCTGGTTGGATCAAGTTGCAGCATTTCTCTGGAGActaaatctttaatttcttgGCTCCATTTTGTGGTGAATAATCTTTCTTTCCTTAAGACAAGTATACACTGATgagttttaaagaaaaaacactttttgtatTACTTTACATGCTCTCCCTGTGAGCCATATATAAAGTCAAATTAATGGTTTACTGGCTGTGAgcttattttaagatgttttaacaCAGGCATTTATGAGCAATTTAAGACCATCCACTCGCGAATGGTAGCTGCAAAGCCTTTAAGTTTAACACAAATTAAGTGGCAAATGGCTGTTTTGTTAACGATCATCTTACCTGCTGATAAAGATTAGAGATGAGTAGTGAACAAGGTTTTTACTGCAGGTTTTACAGACTGAATGATAACCCTGAAACAAGTTTAACACCTGCAGAACAGCTGAGAAGCTAAAACATGGAGTAGAAAGGATCAAAATGAGGACACAGCTCATGTCATGGTAATATAATCATGTGTCACAgaatttccttctttctctcacgctccttctgtttctcctgctctccACAGGGAGCGTATGTGGATGAATGTGATCGTGGCTGTGTGTGGCGTCTTCCTGTTCTTCCTGCTCGTCACTGGTTGCATGTTGAAGATCGGACGAGACTCGCTCTGCTCCTCAGTCACACAACACGTTCACAACATTACCAGGtggcgcgcacacacactcacacacacacacacacacacacacacacacacacacacacagatggcgACAGACACTTAACCAAAGCGTTTCACAACCAAGTcacaaatgaaactaaaaataacatttgaaacCCAGTGAGCTTTGTGTTTCAAATGATACTGCTGTGAACTGTTTTAAAGATTCCCTTTCCTTCTTAAAAATGCCATTTGTCTTGAGTAAGATGAAAAAAACGAAACTGCCCATTAAAAATCTTCATATGATTAATGAATCTACAGCATTGTTGTGCAGATTTAACACTCAGAGTAGAGACAAAGCCCTGTCCAACGTCCTTCATTTGTTAGCTTGTGCCTGCTTGTTTTAAGCTGCATTAGTGAGGAGTTATTTAGAAGTTGCTACTTTAATCCCCCATACTTATTGTATAAGTTGATCTGTCAGTGGAtagttttgatattttatgCTAGTTCTGAAAGGACTTTGGTTGTTAACTACTGTTACTGACTATGTGAATGAAGAGAGGGCTGAAACTTAATGTGTTTTCCATCATCATTTTAACATGTTATCTGTTTCCATCTGTCAAGATGTGAGGAAGCCCAGACCAGAAAATGGGTCAGTCCGTTTAAAGGAGACTGGTTCTACAACCGTCTACACAGAGCTGAGGTCAGTGTTGTATTCAGCATTTTAGTTTAATGTCTACAATCAAACAGATGCAACATACAGTTCTCCTAACTCTTtgcattatcatcattattagtGATAAATTCATGTATTACAACACAGATATGAAGAGTGTGTCTCCATCAGCAACCTCTCACAGATCAATTTGCACGTTGTGGACGTACTGTGCTTCATGTGTTGTCTCCTCTGTCGCTCCCTCGCAGACGGCAGTGTGGGTCAACTTCTTCTTTTGGCTCATCATCGGGGTTCTGGTGATCATTCAGAGGCGTCAGAGTGCAGGGTCGAGGGTTAACACTGGAGGTTATGGAGGGCCGGCTGGTGGGCTCTTCGGTGAACCTGGTGCGACCGCTTCAGAGACGGAGCCAATTTTTAACAGTCCTCCAAGGCCTCAGTGAGGACGGACACCGAAGAGGaattccaaacacacacattagcacaAAATGGTAATGTGAGGGGAGATGTGGAAACGGGTCAATACACTCAGCAGGCACTGCCTTCAGTGGAAACTCATTCTGCAGGTAATACATGAAACAAATGAGAGGAATTTGTGATCAACAGTTTTCTATTGAGTAACTTCACTCATTCAATAGAAACGTTGTCACCCGACGAggatgggattcgaacccacgcgTGCAGAGCACAATGGATTAGCAGTCCAtcgccttaaccactcggccacCTCGTCCTGTTGAGAGAGACTAAAAGAATCAGACCTGTAGAGATCAGGGCGGATGGACGCTTCACAGAACGCAAAGATTGATGTTGCTGTGTGCATTTACCCGTTTCCCACTTTGACCACATCTCACTTATCAAAGCCAAATGTCTGACTACTTGGATTGCACAGAAAATGGGGGTTTGTTCATTCagagtgtgtttctttttcaatttgtttACACAACCAACAAATGGGtgaatttattttacaattcaccagtatatacatattttattattttttctactttattttaatggCAGGTTAAACCCCGTTTTTCAAATTACTAACATTTCTAAATAGAGtttcacagtacagtactgtgagTTGACACTCTGTCCCACCCACGTATTACtactttgtgtctttattctgtatttatcatGAATTGTGTTATTGTACATTGAGGCTTAATTATTGTCGATTATTGTTTGATTTAGTCTTAAATTGTTTGTTGTcgcttcattttcatttcttggATGGGTCAGTGTTCAGTATGTGAACTAAACACTCACTAGagactgaaacaacagaaataacattATATCACATTTCGCTGCACATCAATCAAgtggacttttttttaattttgctcGTGCCATATCTGTTTTCCACTCGATAACACGTATTACTTACTTTGCTCAGAtgctgtgtgtgaacacagtaCTGGGCTGTATGTCAACATGTTTTGCCCACATGGCTGTGTGAATTATGCTATTTGACATGTGGTGTGCTGCTTCTCCAAACAATAAACCAAAGAGTTTaaatacaacttttattttttgcacttGTCTATAAGGAGTTTAAACTTTACAGTGGGTATGTTGAGCCCTGACTCCCTCTGCTGGTTCATAAACTGCACTGCAACTGTGGTTCCTCAgactcatttttaaaatccaatGTCAAATTCATCCATgatcttaaccgcttgtcctcttaagggtctTGGGAATGCTGGAGCCTGTCCTAcctgtcattgggcgagaggcagtGTACGCCCTGcacaggtcgccagtctatcacagggacacatacaaagacagacaaccatacacactcacattcacacctatgggaATTTTAGAGTCACCAATAACTCtaacatgtctttggaggtaGGAGGAAGGTGGAGTACCCGTagagaacccacgcagacacggggagaacatgTAAAGTCTCATTAAGTACCATCTCCTCCGCATTAAACAGCCTGTTTTGAGACAAAACAGCATATTgcatctaaaaataataaagaatatataaaaagaaaaaagcttagAATAGTACCTTCCTTATGTCTGTGAAGGCACCACcacattttaatgtcaaaccTGCACTTTCCTGCCTGTGTGattgtcacacatacacactgcgTTAGCTGCCACCTGACAGATCAAAAATAGACACAATGAGCTTAATGCTGCCATTACAACAtgactccttctctccttccctaGCTGTGTAATCTCTGTGGATTACCTGGCCCATGTTGATCTCTGAGGTAGAGAATAATGTTCACCCTGAGGCAGAGGGAATGCAGAGACCAGacaagaaagagggagacaggtgTGGTAAGAGACTAGAGGGAGCATTTCATTATTGCTGCTGTAAATTAACTGTCACCAGCTCCACTAAGCAGAGGTCCCACCTGGAGCTGCAGTTTGGAGTGGTCTTCAGCACAGGCCGGGGACACCTGTAAAGGCGGCAGCACTGTGGCACCTGTGAACGCTGAGGACTGCCTGAAACTCGAGTCTCAGAAGACAAACCCCAGGCGTGTGATAAACTCGACTCTGGAGCCTGTGGTAAGACGTTATGGCACCCTGTTGATGTTAAGAAGCTCCCAGGAAAAAGAAGTGTAAATGAGGAGTAAATGAAAAAGCTAGAGACCGGTGTTAGGATAGggataaaaagacaaatatagaGAGGAGCAGTGGACGCTGTAGACTGAGCTAAGCCTTTATAAGCCTCTTTAAGCTACTTCACTGCCCACAGAtcaaatgttctgttttaaaCCTGTTGGTCTGTGCTGCACTTGGACTTGTGGGAGCTATTGATTCACGTTATCTGCTTTTTTGGCAGGACTTTGGCTCCACTTTACTGCCAAATCACTACAGTACCAAAACTACAGAGAACAGAGTAGAGGCCTTAAATCTCAAATCTGCACCCCAGAGAGCCTTTCAACTGGAACAACGTATTCTGACTCTGCTTTTAATCATCTTGTCTGCTTAATGCCAATCACTGAATCCTGACTGGAGCCTGAGCTTGTGTTTTGCTGTCTGTCCTCCATCTACCCAtccatctctatctctgtccAGAACATGTCTCGTGATCAGTGCGAGTCGGTGGCAGTGAGCGTGGAGTCCCTGCTGACCGACGCCAAGAGGATGCAGATGCAGTGCCGGGAGCGCAGCGAGCAGCTCTCCATGGCCGCCACGCAGCTGAGGGTGGAGTCGGCTGCCCTGAGGGAGCAGTGCGAGGCCACCCAGCTCGACATGGCCCGAATCCGCCAGCAGCTGGACGAGCTGATGGATACCAAATCTGCCTTTGAAGCCAAGGAGAGGCAGGCCCGCAAACTCAGCAAGCAGCTGTGAGAGCATGACGAAGAGGGGAGCATCAtgttaatacacacacaacacggACTGTTAGAAAGACCCCCAGTTAAAACCTGACACCCAcgagaaagatggaaagaggaggagaggagatgagattGTTCTgtagaaagaagagaggaaagacaaacGTGTGTGAGAGGATAAAGGAATGAGAGCAAAAACCAAAAGGAAAGAACagaagaagtatgtgaagtTATCTCACACACATCTGAAGAGAGTGAAGCAAATGAGCGAAGGAATAAGACGCAGTTAAGTTTAGTTCAGGATAGAATATTTATGATTTCTAATGGAgtcaagagaaaagaaaaagcaaccTCCTCATTCTCTTTTTCATGTCTAATAAACAAGCACTTTCCAAACACATCTGTGTCTTCTTATGCTTTTTCCCTCTTATGAAGTGCATATTCAACTCCACATTTAGCAGTTAGACATTTAGCACGTCCAAAATATGGGAACAACATTGTGTATTGCTAAAGGAATTCAGTGTAGCTATGGACGGCTCACTCCAACAAAACCAGGAGAACGAGACGCTGCAGCCGAGGCCGAAGAAAAATCAGCAGAAACAACCACAATCCACAGCTGTattgggaaaatgttttgtggactgatgaaactatattaaactatttggaaagaacacacagcactaggTCACTGCATATGATCATggaaacatcatcccaaccgTAAAGTACGGTGGAGGacattaattccaagggttcacatacttcttccagTAGCGctgaagtttttatggttgttctcaaagacatgaaacatcagatttatattgttattttaggcacattgttGATATTCTTGACTTAAAGATCAAATCAGGTTTtgtaacaaattaatgcaaaaaaaaaaaaaaaagtattgccactgtatatacagtTGCTGTTCAACACCGAGAGTTGCAGTGAAGCAGAAGCTTGAATCTGACGTCCACACCACCAATGTGTTCCcacagcagaggaagcagacaGATGATCTGGTTCACTAAAACAGTACCAGGGTGAGTTCTACTGCTAATACTTCACTGACAAAGACCCATTTCACCTCTGCAATAATACTGTTGGGGAAAAGAACAAGTGCTGCTGCCCAGTGTGCTTGAAGAACTGCAGCTGCTCCTCACGAACATCGTCTTTACAGCTTTATGCTAAAGACGCTTTATtcaatttgtctttgtctttatacCCTGGAGCAGAAATCTATTACATGGACACACAcggaaaacaagacaaaaggaGGCAATCACACAAACCTTGTGCCACAAAAGATTAAAATTTTAATCACCATTATAAATCATTCTATATATACatggtttcatttcatttttaaatagcaATAGATAAATGAGCAGGGGAGTTTGGTCACTAAGGGTCAAAGGTGCAGAGAAAGCAATGCAACAGTCTGCTGGGCTTCAGTGGAGACAAAACCACAACTGTTAGtggaagaagtgtgtgtgtgtgtgtgtgcgcgctgagtttgttttgttttgtttttgccactgGGATCATCATCCTATTATCACCGCTCTGGAACATGAAAAGATTGAGGGTTAGAAACCAAACCGTATCAATGAAGTATGtttataagtgtgtgtgctAAAGATCAACTTActttcaattttcttttttagtggTGAGAGTGCTGCTTtagcctgaaaacacacacacgcacagacttAGAAATAATAACCAAACCCTCTGTAACCATCAGAAATAACGCCGCTGATTTCTTACCTTCTTGATAGCTGTCCAGTCTTCAAGGATGTCGATGTCCCTCAACATGTAGACAATGAAGGGTCCTGTGAGACAGAAGGAGACTTTGAGCCGTTACGCAGGCAGCACACGTGTTAGAAAAGCGCTGTTTCTGTTAAAAGTGTTGCGATCGCAGCGAGagggaaataaaagaagacTGAGAAATGAATGTGAAGAGGGTTAACCTTTACCTGAAACCAGAgctactttcttttttctctccaacCGACCCAACAGGTTCTTCTTTTTACACTTCTTGCTTCTCATTTCATCGCTCCACTCTGGGATAAGAACACATGGCATTAACCGCATGACATGTCTCACTTTCGTCTTTAGCTCTATCTCTGCTGACGACAGCGTACCTGAGGTGAGATCTAtattctgtctgtcctcctccaGCCTCCTTATCTTTTCAAGCAGCTCTGTCTTCATGGCATCAAACAGCAACGTCTGTTCACTctgtaacacacatacagtgtcagTTTGGTGGCCCTTTTGTTTAAACGGCCCCCAGCAGTGTGCACTctacgtgcgtgtgtgtgtgtgtgcctgctaCCTCCAGGTGCTGCCTCGCTCCTTGTAGTTCACACTCATACTTGTGTTTGATCACCTGCAGACACAGCTCTCTGTACACTCCTGAAGATAAAGACAGATGAGTAGAGACAGACAGTCTTTATATTTGAACATTCAGTGCTGACGCCAAGAAACATTTCGGCACACAATGTcaacataaaaccaaaaaaacatttcagaaacagtTTTACCAGCCACTTGCGTTCGTATCTGCATGCTGTTTTGAAGTGCATCCAGTGGTTCTCTGTATTCTCCAGCCTTCCCTGTCAACACTTCGTCCAGCTTCACTTTCACCTGGTTCTGCCGTTCACGAAACAACCTGCATACATGCACAGAAGTCAgtctcctttctttctgccttcCATACAACTAAGATTATTTCAAATCACGTTGGCGGTAAAGCGTGTGTCCATTCCCCCTGGTTCAACCTACTTCTCTTTGAGCTCCTGAAATTGTTTTTCCAGATCCAACATCTCATCCAGACATTCTCCTCTCCTCcgctcacagtcttcatcatcCATTTCttcacagagaacagagagacacagaaacgGTACACACTGTGAAAGTGTGGCAACAGGCAACAGTTCAACTACAGTTCAGCAGTGTACCTGAATTTTACCTgaactctcctcctcctcctcctcctcttcttcttcttcttcttcactctcttcTAAGTCACTGTCCCTCTCCTCCATGCTCTCCTCCATAGTTTCCTCTCCCCCTTCTCCAGCACCTCCTCCCCCGCCTTCATTCTCTCTCggctcctccacctctccattGGCTTCGGGGAGTTGTGACTCTCCTTCtgcctccatctcctcctctggcTCCCTCACAGGGGGTTGGGTGGGCATACCTGGAAGCATTCAGGCACAAATATTATATCACACAGTGTCTGAGTAAAGGTTGAACAATATGTGAGAAAAGGCACTCACAAATAAGCTGGGCAGTATGTCAGGGCAGAAGAATTTGAATATGTTGTGATCAAAGTCCTGAACTTAATCCTACAGAAATGTTGTTGAAAGACCTGAAGCAGGCAGTTTGTGCAAGGAAGCCGACAACATCCCCGAGTTGAAGCTGTGCTATGAGGAGGAATGGACTTCCAGCTGTGCATGGCTGATagacattcatttatttttggcaAATGGAAAATTACCCAATATTAAACATCGGTGtttggaaaaagtgtgtgaagaTGTGTTGACTAACAGCTGGGAATCaactaaacatttacagtaagtgtaTTTTCtatctcatttattttacttggCTCGCCCTTTATCGAGTTTTATGACTTATGTGAAAATCTGATCACTGTTTAGGTCAAATTTATGGAGAAATATAGAAAAATCTtaagggttcacaaactttttaaATGCCACTCTACATAATATATCATTTGTACAGCTTTGCTCTTCCTGGTGCTGCTTCTACTCAAATAGACAGTCAATAAAAACGGATTTGACCTAGAGTAAGGCCAGTTTGCacactgttaaatgttaattcaGTGGTGTTAACTTTTCTTAGTGTCGACGTGGGTGATGAACGTCAACATCGGCGGAGCTGCATCCTCGCAGAAGCTACTGGGCTGtaagtaataatagtaataacgCTGAGCAACAAAGCAAAAATCAGACACTGGATAAAGCCCAACAGTCTGCTGATGGAGACCTGGCCGTGGTTTCACAGCAGGTTTCTGCTCCACAGATGGATTTAGACAGTGAAGCTGCGGGACACCAAGCTCCGTATGGCTTCCGTCACTGCGTCAAGACAACGAGAAAAACACGACCCACACCGGAAACGGTCGATGTTTCTTGATAACTAGCAACATTTGATAAACGACAAATAAAACCCTCAACTCTGCGTTGAAAAAGctctaaaatacatttaaaatctgttttacgttcttctttttctttctaagtGTGGTTATCATCATTGttggggcttttattttgttcccTAACCGATGTGCTGTGGTAATTAGCCTAGCTTGACCACTGGTAGCTTCCGTGATGTCAtagtaaaatgtaaagtaaaatggTTCCGTTATGAGCTCGACGGCGGCATTTAGACTACAATTCAACCCGGGCTCCATATAAAACCTGTACAACTGTCAAACTACTTGCTTTCAATTTTCCAACAAATTAACCGAGGCTCGTAGTTTGAGTTTTCACTTCGGTTTAGCGGCACATAAAGCCCAGTGAAGTCAAGTGCAACACTAGCTAACAACTGAACCACACACGGCGAAGAGAGGCGAAGCTCATCATACACTACTTATCACCGTGCAAGTTGTTTTGCTGATGGATGCGGCCTCTAAACGGATTCGGCATTTGATATGATACAGTAGAAACAGTTTAAATGTCACTAACTAAACACGTTGAATCACTGACTGAGCAGCTCCGCTCTATTCCCACAGCACACGGATTAACGCACAACGTTGTCCCTTCACGCAGACAGGCGATGCTGTTTGTAAACAAATACGCGTCCCTACACAGGGCTGGACAGTGACTACAAAAGCCTGCTCACCTTCTCCCTCTGTCCGGCGGCAGAAAGTTACACTAGTTTgttatatttccattttaaaagtACTTCCTCTTCACTTCAGTCTTCAGTTCGACACTTTGCCGGACTCTGCAGCCCGTAAGCTCAGCCAATCAGCACCGAGCTCCGCTGTTGGTGTGACCAATAGGCGCGAACATCCCAAACGCCGCTTAGCCAATCAAAATGGAATGGTAGGTTTTCTTGGCCAATCATAAGCCACCTTGTTGCCGGACCCCATCAGATTCAACCAATAAGAAGTCAAAACCACGCAGTTGACTTTGTTTAAACAGCATCATATCTTCtctattatttagtttttgttccagtttatagttttattttagcctAAGCCGACATATATAATAAAAGATTGTAGTAAAGTCATTTTTATGTATATCTGGGACTTCTACTCTTATAGAAGCCTTGATATGCATTAAAcacaaagcagtaaaaaaatacaaatccttaaatagaaataaagtaaaacattataCTTTTCATGCACCAAAATTTAGATTATGTGTAAAACATCTATGAGAGCAGCTAATGGGAGTTATTTGTAGTTTGACAGCTAACCTAATACGGCCTGTGTAGGagatgtaaaaaatgtttttcattatagATAACTGTGCTATTGTAATTCAGTAATAATATGGCTCTATTGTAGTGCAGCACAGTATGTTGTGTCATATAGCGGTGGCTGTATAATGTGAGAATTATCTGATGTCAATTTAAATTAGTAAGACACTGATTTGTTCATGATCTGGCAGGTACCAGTCAGGAGAGGAATCAACCAACTTCAGTCGTCACAGTGGTGTTTAGTATTATTCTCCTCTGCATGCTCGTCTATTAACAAACCTTGGCCTTACATTACCAACCATGTGATTAGAACAGGAGAGAAATTGCAAAGTGCTGATGTAGGctttcttcatcctcttcataCTCATTAGGGTGTAAGTGGGGTCGTCATACTGCTAGAAACCACAAGAGGGAAACAAAGTAGTGCAGAAATATGTAGAGAGCCATAGAAATGATAATGGGGGAATTCATACCAACTTAACAATAGACCTTTGTCATGGCAGACATTTTGATATGTCATAGCTAGAAAACCACAGGTGCAACCAGGATGCGTCTCCTGTCCTCCTGTGTTTGCTGGTCACTGACACAGTTTACAGGTACAATTaatgaatcagtgttttttaatgtcattaattgCACCCTTCTTTACTCTTTTCTTTTACCTGCAAAGACAGGTTAAAACGTCCTTTTAGAAGTTATTAAATGCTTTAAtgcaacacaaatacaaatacaagtgTAACTGTCTCTGTATAGTAAACAGAATGGACAAATAGACAGTgccaataataaaaacataacaatatgttcatttacatgtttttattaaagttgCATAAAAGTGTAACAAAATTGGGCAAAAACAAGACCTGTTGTTGATATTGCtacatttgtttgttggtttgatCTAATCattgtccaaaaaaacaaaaaggaaagaacacCACCACTCTACCAATCTTATGGTTTAGCTCTTGTATTTAGCCTCAATGATAATAATCAgtctatatttgttttttgcaatTTTTCCccaacagtaaaaaaaca from Anabas testudineus chromosome 18, fAnaTes1.2, whole genome shotgun sequence harbors:
- the tmem179ba gene encoding transmembrane protein 179B — encoded protein: MAVTGLLLLELGLYASSFICGIIAAASITVVQGEFGGRCMLYGLVNYSQTADLIGVQSSSSPSLCYFVSAISILVAVVCFSLSLYWLYTLCFDSVITRERMWMNVIVAVCGVFLFFLLVTGCMLKIGRDSLCSSVTQHVHNITRCEEAQTRKWVSPFKGDWFYNRLHRAETAVWVNFFFWLIIGVLVIIQRRQSAGSRVNTGGYGGPAGGLFGEPGATASETEPIFNSPPRPQ
- the brms1 gene encoding breast cancer metastasis-suppressor 1; amino-acid sequence: MPTQPPVREPEEEMEAEGESQLPEANGEVEEPRENEGGGGGAGEGGEETMEESMEERDSDLEESEEEEEEEEEEEEESSEMDDEDCERRRGECLDEMLDLEKQFQELKEKLFRERQNQVKVKLDEVLTGKAGEYREPLDALQNSMQIRTQVAGVYRELCLQVIKHKYECELQGARQHLESEQTLLFDAMKTELLEKIRRLEEDRQNIDLTSEWSDEMRSKKCKKKNLLGRLERKKKVALVSGPFIVYMLRDIDILEDWTAIKKAKAALSPLKKKIEKR